TTATTTTCCGAAGCACTATTTTTGGACTGTAGCTATATTTTATAAATTCATCCTTCGAAATCAGGGCATGCTGAAAAAAATCTATTAAATATTTTTCATTAATAGCATTTCCTGGTAAAAAATTTAAACCAAAATCAATAACTGATCCACCATCATTATTAGTCCCAATTATTCCTATGTGTTGCACATAGCTCCTCTTAGAAACATTTAAATGATATCCTTTTTTGACTAAAAAATTAGACCAATCCCAATCATAACTACGTGAAGGAGGCACATTCTCTATAATCTCCTTAACTATATTTCTTTTAAAAATGGTTCCTGCAGCACCTATATGAAGTTTGTGTATTATTTCTTCATTTACAGTTCCCATTACCTTATGTGAAACAGAATTGTATAAAGACAGAATATCAAAATGAGAATATCTTTTGAAAAACAGAAACCATTCAGGATGGAAAATTAAATCCGAATCTGCAACAAATAAATAATCATCTTGAGTATCTAAAAAATCTAAAAACATTTGGTACATATTGCGATCAGCACCTAAGTTTTTATCTCTTACTATTATTTCTTTTGCATTAGGGAATGCACTTTTAATATCATCTAGAGAAATTTCAGAACTCTTATCATCATATATTCTTATATTACATAATTCTATATCATTAGAGGTGTTTAATGATGAAGACATTCTTTCTATCAGGTCAAGCCTGTTATATGTTGTTATTCCAACGCAAAACTTCATAATATTATCCTTAAATTATTTTAACTAATGTACACTTTCAATTTTGTATGGAATAAACTGCAATTCAAATAACCGTCTTATATTATTATTTCTAAAATTCGCAAACTTAAGCAATCCGAAATTCTATGATATATTCATACATCATTTTAACAAATTATTTAGGCAAGTATCTATTTAAATAATAATGAACAGGTTTTTGATACTCTTCTTTTAAATAATCCGTTAAGGCAAGCATAGCTTCATTTATTGTTGGTAAATCATTAATATTTTTAAATTTAGAGATTTTTAATATTATTTTTAATCTTCCAACAGCTCTTTTAGTTATAAATTTAAAAATTGGACCTTTTAAAAATGCTTGATTTAATTTGATTCGATTCCTGAGAGTTAATTTTTTTGTGGAATTTAGATCAGCAATATGCTTGTAAACCATATTTTTTAAGCTTTTATCAGCATAAATGATATTTGCAAAAAGCATATATTGATCAAAAAGCTGAATAAGATCAGATCGTCCCATTTCCCTTAATGCTGCAAATCCAGAATCCGCCCAGATTGTTTGTACACAGTATATGCGAGGAACTTCTTTACTCCATACATAATCTCCCCGATCTCGAAAATGAGGAGCGTCCTCTATTTTTTTTGAATGTTTTTTTACTTGTCCTTCAGAAACAGTTGTGCTCTGACCACAAACACCAGGTATGGTTAATGGATAATCAATTACCACTAATTTGTTTACATAGCAAGATAATGCAATTGCAGAATAAATATCTGGACTTAAGCCTTTTAAATAATCTCCCGTATCCTCTTTTATTTTATCTAAAATACTTTTTCTGATAATACCATGATATAATTTGGGAAAATCAAATTCAGAGTAGTTTGTGCATCCATTAGCCATTAGCTTTTTTAAAGAGTCTTCTAAATTAACCTGATAAACACGAGCGCTAAATTGTAAAACACTTAAGTTAGAACCAACATTCTTCGTAAAAAAAGTACCCGGAGCACCGGTGTTTTCCCAAGTATAATTTGCTGATAAACTACCCGTTAAAGCATCTACATCATTTTCCTTAGCCCAAATCGTCGCATCAATTATTTCAGGATTGATACCATCATCATCGCCAATCAAACACACATACTCTCCAGCAGCTAATCCTATTGCAGCATTAAAATTATCAATTGATGAGAAAGGTGGCGCCGTATAATTATAAATAAGCCTAGAATCATCAAAATGTTTTTCTAATAATAGTTCTAAATTCCTGTCATCACTATTATCCTGAACTATAACTTGTATACTATAATTGTTTAAAGATAAAATGCTTTCTACCGCACTTCTACAA
Above is a genomic segment from Chryseobacterium geocarposphaerae containing:
- a CDS encoding glycosyltransferase family 2 protein — translated: MKFCVGITTYNRLDLIERMSSSLNTSNDIELCNIRIYDDKSSEISLDDIKSAFPNAKEIIVRDKNLGADRNMYQMFLDFLDTQDDYLFVADSDLIFHPEWFLFFKRYSHFDILSLYNSVSHKVMGTVNEEIIHKLHIGAAGTIFKRNIVKEIIENVPPSRSYDWDWSNFLVKKGYHLNVSKRSYVQHIGIIGTNNDGGSVIDFGLNFLPGNAINEKYLIDFFQHALISKDEFIKYSYSPKIVLRKIKSAFKILKWKISNQ
- a CDS encoding glycosyltransferase family 2 protein, with the translated sequence MKPLLSIAIATKNRQTYCRSAVESILSLNNYSIQVIVQDNSDDRNLELLLEKHFDDSRLIYNYTAPPFSSIDNFNAAIGLAAGEYVCLIGDDDGINPEIIDATIWAKENDVDALTGSLSANYTWENTGAPGTFFTKNVGSNLSVLQFSARVYQVNLEDSLKKLMANGCTNYSEFDFPKLYHGIIRKSILDKIKEDTGDYLKGLSPDIYSAIALSCYVNKLVVIDYPLTIPGVCGQSTTVSEGQVKKHSKKIEDAPHFRDRGDYVWSKEVPRIYCVQTIWADSGFAALREMGRSDLIQLFDQYMLFANIIYADKSLKNMVYKHIADLNSTKKLTLRNRIKLNQAFLKGPIFKFITKRAVGRLKIILKISKFKNINDLPTINEAMLALTDYLKEEYQKPVHYYLNRYLPK